In one candidate division KSB1 bacterium genomic region, the following are encoded:
- a CDS encoding DUF2877 domain-containing protein yields MKRPIVETKILSVGDRIRPGLYTLHSRFNQVVNLADGTRLVSVVHKEIGAGPLNVVVDNLSLDQIDRIKIGRQSIVLGQQRYGLKGEHLYNSAIVPEELNWEDFEENLSLTKELLIGRSQPRSLAFILDKRRQDHFTSGVEKAFVKRMVDGVEQICAGKIILGVKKLSGCGWGLTPSGDDFISGMLFGLNVIQQARNKDLSRLVTDIYEASRGGNIFSEIFLKLAREGRAFERFKKLIWALNYGDERQLEKSATELLSVGATSGADLMTGFLITFELDLFNISEKSQLQFSGPHSSQLTVV; encoded by the coding sequence TTGAAAAGACCAATTGTAGAAACTAAAATCCTGAGCGTTGGAGACAGAATCCGACCCGGTCTTTACACACTTCACTCCAGATTTAATCAAGTGGTCAATTTAGCAGATGGCACCCGGTTGGTGTCGGTCGTCCACAAAGAAATCGGTGCCGGCCCCTTGAATGTCGTTGTTGATAACCTGAGCCTCGACCAAATTGACCGGATTAAAATTGGCCGCCAGTCGATTGTTCTCGGACAGCAAAGATATGGACTTAAGGGTGAACACCTTTACAATTCTGCAATCGTACCTGAGGAGTTGAACTGGGAAGATTTTGAAGAAAACCTGAGCCTTACTAAAGAACTTCTCATCGGGAGGTCGCAACCCAGGAGCCTCGCATTTATTCTTGATAAGAGAAGGCAGGATCATTTTACTTCAGGGGTCGAAAAGGCATTCGTGAAACGAATGGTCGATGGTGTGGAACAGATTTGTGCCGGTAAAATTATTCTTGGTGTAAAAAAGCTGTCAGGCTGCGGGTGGGGTTTGACGCCGAGTGGCGATGATTTTATCTCCGGTATGCTTTTTGGCTTAAATGTCATACAGCAAGCGCGAAACAAAGATTTGAGCAGGCTCGTCACCGACATTTATGAAGCGTCACGAGGTGGAAATATTTTTTCAGAAATATTCCTAAAATTGGCCCGGGAGGGTCGCGCTTTTGAGAGATTCAAGAAATTGATTTGGGCACTCAATTATGGTGATGAAAGGCAGCTGGAAAAGTCGGCAACTGAGCTACTTTCTGTGGGTGCAACTTCCGGCGCCGATCTTATGACCGGATTTCTTATAACATTCGAGTTGGACTTATTTAATATTAGTGAGAAATCTCAACTTCAGTTTTCTGGTCCACATTCATCACAGCTGACTGTAGTTTAA
- a CDS encoding bifunctional 3-deoxy-7-phosphoheptulonate synthase/chorismate mutase type II codes for MSETKPKLKLSQNSQWLKQLMDGLFVIAGPCSAESEEQLLKTASALQKIPAVRVFRAGIWKPRTRPNSFEGVGVKGLKWLKNVKEKTGLATAVEVANQSHVYEALKFGVDVLWIGARTTANPFSVQEIADALQGVDIPVWVKNPVNPDLQLWIGALERLNNAGIHRLGTIHRGFTTHERTPYRNAPKWQIPIELKRLVPDIPMICDPSHIAGSSQFLQELSQKALDLTMTGLMIETHPNPENALSDAKQQILPSALSELLRNLKMRSNDESMSDDILAGLRRESNAVDYELLEILSRRMDVVRRIGEYKKEHNLAILQVQRWQEVIEDRLETGDMLGLEKKFVKDIYEILHSYAIKLQSAVMNVDQKTEVEISH; via the coding sequence ATGAGCGAAACTAAGCCGAAGCTAAAGCTGAGTCAAAACTCCCAATGGCTAAAGCAGCTGATGGACGGGCTGTTTGTTATCGCGGGACCGTGTAGTGCCGAAAGTGAGGAGCAACTTCTAAAGACTGCTTCAGCACTTCAGAAGATTCCGGCAGTGCGTGTTTTTCGAGCTGGTATTTGGAAACCGCGAACCCGGCCGAATAGCTTCGAAGGGGTCGGAGTCAAAGGCTTAAAATGGTTGAAAAATGTCAAAGAAAAGACCGGCTTGGCGACTGCGGTGGAGGTTGCTAACCAGAGTCATGTTTATGAAGCTTTAAAGTTCGGCGTGGATGTCCTCTGGATAGGAGCCCGTACGACAGCGAATCCATTTTCCGTGCAGGAAATCGCCGATGCGTTGCAGGGTGTCGACATACCGGTGTGGGTAAAGAATCCTGTAAATCCTGATTTGCAACTCTGGATCGGCGCTCTGGAACGGCTGAATAACGCAGGGATTCATCGCCTGGGTACCATCCATCGCGGTTTCACTACCCATGAGAGGACACCCTATCGCAATGCCCCCAAATGGCAAATCCCGATCGAGTTGAAAAGACTGGTGCCGGACATCCCGATGATTTGTGATCCAAGTCACATTGCAGGGAGTTCCCAATTTCTACAAGAACTATCACAGAAAGCCCTGGATCTGACGATGACCGGACTTATGATCGAGACCCACCCAAATCCTGAGAACGCCCTGAGTGACGCCAAACAGCAGATTCTCCCATCCGCTCTGAGCGAGTTGCTGCGGAACTTGAAAATGCGCTCCAACGATGAGTCAATGAGCGATGACATCTTGGCCGGGTTGCGCAGAGAAAGCAATGCTGTGGATTATGAATTGCTTGAGATTCTTTCCAGACGAATGGATGTCGTTAGGCGAATCGGTGAGTACAAAAAGGAACACAATCTGGCAATTCTGCAAGTTCAACGCTGGCAGGAGGTTATCGAAGACCGTCTCGAAACCGGTGATATGCTGGGTCTGGAGAAAAAGTTTGTGAAAGATATTTATGAAATATTACACAGCTATGCGATTAAACTACAGTCAGCTGTGATGAATGTGGACCAGAAAACTGAAGTTGAGATTTCTCACTAA
- a CDS encoding putative toxin-antitoxin system toxin component, PIN family → MKAVIDTNVVFAGLVNRKGAPFKIFRRFFHQEFVWINSQETLEEYQGVLALSQKIKPTSLHIFLYLLHKNSTFVQISGSLQVCKDPDDDKFLETATVGKADFLVTKNLKHFPENLMKLFAL, encoded by the coding sequence TTGAAAGCAGTCATCGACACAAATGTTGTGTTTGCTGGATTGGTAAATCGTAAAGGAGCGCCATTCAAAATTTTCCGCCGATTTTTTCACCAGGAGTTTGTTTGGATAAATTCACAAGAAACTCTTGAAGAATATCAAGGCGTCCTGGCCTTATCTCAAAAGATTAAGCCAACAAGCCTACATATTTTCCTATATTTATTGCATAAAAATTCAACTTTTGTTCAAATTTCAGGCAGTCTTCAAGTTTGTAAAGATCCTGATGATGACAAATTCCTCGAAACAGCTACGGTAGGAAAGGCTGATTTTTTAGTTACGAAGAATCTTAAACATTTTCCCGAAAATCTTATGAAGTTGTTCGCATTGTAA
- a CDS encoding M48 family metallopeptidase, with amino-acid sequence MKSTNPEINNLGPIQFKRSSRARCLNIRIKPYKGVQVSVPNGMSMSAAERIVLKKRDWILRNLQKVKQLEADAVIYDGTKPIRTRWHRLDVRPTRSQSVNCRVRKGMILVSYPAEMDMTNLEVQAAIRKGLITAYRKEAKEYLPNRLAELAQDCDFKYNRVFIKNHRSRWGSCSAQNNINLSLHLMRLSDDLIDYVMLHELIHTEIKNHSPDFWKRLAEVCPNVQFLRKELRRKAKELKPLH; translated from the coding sequence ATGAAATCTACTAACCCGGAAATAAACAACCTCGGCCCCATCCAATTCAAGCGCAGTTCCCGCGCTCGTTGTTTAAACATCAGAATCAAACCATACAAAGGCGTGCAGGTCTCGGTTCCCAATGGCATGAGCATGTCAGCAGCAGAACGCATCGTTTTAAAAAAGCGGGATTGGATTCTGCGAAATCTGCAAAAAGTAAAGCAGCTCGAAGCGGATGCCGTAATTTACGACGGTACCAAACCCATTCGCACACGCTGGCACCGCCTGGATGTCCGACCCACTCGTTCACAAAGCGTCAATTGCAGGGTTAGAAAAGGCATGATACTCGTTAGCTATCCGGCAGAAATGGATATGACGAACCTCGAAGTTCAGGCTGCCATTCGAAAGGGACTTATCACAGCCTATCGTAAAGAGGCAAAGGAATATTTGCCCAACAGGTTAGCTGAGCTTGCGCAAGATTGCGATTTCAAATACAACCGCGTTTTCATCAAAAATCATCGCTCCCGGTGGGGTAGCTGCTCTGCCCAGAACAACATCAACCTCAGCCTGCATCTTATGCGCTTATCTGACGACCTCATCGACTATGTGATGCTTCATGAGCTGATACACACGGAAATTAAAAACCATAGTCCTGACTTTTGGAAGCGTTTAGCAGAAGTTTGCCCCAATGTACAGTTTTTAAGAAAGGAACTGCGGCGAAAAGCCAAAGAACTCAAACCGCTTCATTAG
- a CDS encoding cyclase family protein, producing the protein MKPYDLSQPLNQDYPFWPYYPPFEVKYIKRKAEHGVNAQYIQTSNHMGTHLDAPRHFVTNGMTIDEIPIEWLYGPGVIVNLSDELDELDVYTPEMIEKRVEIKEGDILLLHTGWHKYAQFGPEADEEKYIHMHPGAHPDMVPWLLEKKIHIWGVDEVSTDHPMNLPIGRFLGKGMHGHCDKVQAKCAEKFGEEKAKELFPDSAYQLTHNALFPHHCIHVENLGGDISAPELQNKRLTLGVFPWKFKGGEAAFCRAVAFL; encoded by the coding sequence ATGAAACCTTACGATTTATCTCAACCACTAAATCAAGACTATCCGTTTTGGCCGTACTATCCACCTTTCGAAGTTAAATATATAAAACGCAAAGCAGAACATGGGGTGAATGCGCAGTATATCCAAACCTCCAACCACATGGGGACGCATTTGGATGCGCCGCGCCATTTCGTCACCAACGGCATGACCATCGATGAAATTCCAATTGAGTGGCTCTACGGGCCGGGGGTGATTGTCAACCTTTCGGACGAGCTCGACGAGTTGGATGTCTACACTCCGGAAATGATTGAAAAGCGTGTGGAGATTAAAGAGGGCGATATTCTGCTGCTGCACACGGGGTGGCACAAATACGCCCAGTTTGGCCCGGAAGCTGATGAGGAGAAATACATTCACATGCACCCGGGCGCTCATCCGGACATGGTTCCCTGGCTGCTCGAAAAGAAAATTCACATCTGGGGCGTCGACGAAGTTTCTACCGACCATCCCATGAATCTCCCAATTGGCAGATTTTTGGGGAAAGGCATGCACGGCCACTGCGACAAGGTTCAGGCAAAATGCGCGGAAAAATTCGGCGAAGAAAAAGCGAAAGAGCTTTTTCCGGATTCCGCGTATCAGTTAACTCACAACGCTCTATTTCCACACCATTGTATACACGTGGAAAATCTTGGCGGCGATATTTCTGCACCGGAGTTGCAAAACAAACGTTTGACCCTCGGCGTCTTTCCGTGGAAATTCAAAGGCGGGGAAGCAGCGTTCTGCCGGGCGGTTGCGTTTTTATAA
- a CDS encoding CoA transferase translates to MSPLTGIKVIDHTTALAGPYCTQLLGDLGADVIKIERPDGGDQSRAWGPPFVGGESAYFLGTNRNKRGMTLNLASKEGHQIFNRLLQTTDVLVHNIPRESSRKKLGLDETTCLRLNPKLIWASITGFGNTGPYAEKGGYDIIAQGMSGTMHVTGEPEHPPIRFPTPIADLTAGIYTALAVVSALYVRERTGRGQAIDTALLDSQVTWLSNLASNFLTAGESPKKLGNAHPSIVPYQPFPTADDWIIVAVGSERLWKGFVEAIELPELNGDKRYESNPDRLAHREELVNLLAEHFKKKKSKDWLKKLESAGIPAAPIYKLEDSLSDEHLIARGMIVELEHPAIGAFKMLGNPMNFSSTPVTYRRPAPMLGEHNDEILNELGYLKKDIENFRSEKII, encoded by the coding sequence ATGAGTCCTCTAACCGGCATCAAAGTCATCGACCACACAACCGCTCTGGCCGGACCTTACTGCACCCAGCTTCTCGGCGACCTCGGCGCCGATGTGATTAAAATTGAACGCCCGGACGGCGGCGACCAGTCACGTGCTTGGGGCCCGCCGTTTGTTGGGGGCGAAAGCGCCTATTTTCTCGGCACCAATCGTAACAAACGCGGCATGACTCTGAACTTAGCCAGCAAAGAAGGCCACCAAATATTCAATCGGCTTCTACAAACAACGGATGTGCTCGTGCATAATATCCCCCGTGAGTCTTCCCGAAAAAAGCTGGGTCTGGATGAAACGACCTGCTTGCGGTTGAACCCGAAATTAATTTGGGCGAGCATTACCGGATTTGGGAATACCGGACCTTATGCCGAAAAAGGCGGGTACGATATCATCGCCCAAGGCATGAGCGGCACCATGCATGTCACGGGCGAACCCGAGCATCCGCCGATTCGCTTTCCGACTCCAATCGCTGACCTTACAGCTGGAATTTATACCGCGCTGGCTGTCGTCTCAGCGCTTTATGTGCGAGAGCGAACCGGAAGGGGTCAAGCCATCGACACGGCCTTACTGGATTCGCAAGTCACTTGGCTTTCTAATTTGGCGAGCAATTTTTTAACTGCTGGAGAATCGCCTAAAAAGCTCGGCAATGCACATCCGTCCATCGTTCCTTACCAGCCTTTTCCGACTGCAGATGACTGGATCATTGTGGCGGTCGGCAGTGAGAGGTTGTGGAAAGGTTTTGTTGAAGCCATCGAACTTCCGGAATTGAATGGAGATAAAAGGTATGAGTCTAACCCCGACCGGTTGGCTCATCGAGAAGAACTTGTGAATTTGCTGGCCGAACATTTTAAGAAAAAGAAATCGAAAGACTGGTTGAAGAAACTCGAATCGGCGGGAATTCCGGCAGCGCCGATTTACAAACTTGAGGACAGTTTATCCGATGAGCACTTGATCGCACGCGGAATGATAGTTGAACTTGAACATCCTGCGATTGGCGCGTTTAAGATGCTCGGTAATCCGATGAATTTCAGCAGCACACCCGTGACGTACCGGCGGCCAGCTCCGATGCTAGGAGAGCACAATGATGAGATCTTAAATGAATTAGGGTATCTCAAGAAAGACATAGAGAATTTTAGATCAGAGAAAATAATTTGA
- a CDS encoding amidase has product MAQNEEITRLSATEIRNLIAQKELSPVEVIEASLQQIEKYNEKINAVVTLNESALDDAKKLQSQNGEPGLLFGLPVGIKDVTQVAGLRTTFGSTLFKDNIPKEDALVVQRLRKAGAVILGKTNCPEFAAGGHTWNDVFGVTRNPWNPDLSPGGSTGGGAAALATGMIALSDGTDLGGSLRIPASFCGIVGLRPSPGLVPGYPSDYLWDNLHIPGPMARTAEDVALMLQAVCGQSPSSPLYQPTDGRDFVAAVRKGIHKGLKVAYCKDIAGIGIEADIERVCRNAAFEMKQAGIEVEEIELDLSFARPPFLALRGYNFVSHFARYLDNPDQFGVNVASNLKAGLKLKPEDLGEAEQARTRLWNLFRDFFEKYDHLLTPCMAVPPFPVEQNYPETIAGKKMETYVDWIAPTFVLSMTSLPVASVPCGLDSQGLPVGMQIVGKPLGEEAVLALAKSFQESFPIGLPELSEL; this is encoded by the coding sequence ATGGCTCAAAACGAAGAAATCACCCGCCTTTCCGCAACCGAGATTCGTAATCTTATTGCTCAAAAAGAGCTCTCGCCGGTCGAAGTCATCGAAGCCTCGCTTCAGCAAATCGAAAAATATAATGAAAAAATCAACGCGGTCGTGACTTTAAATGAAAGTGCACTCGACGATGCCAAAAAACTGCAATCTCAAAATGGTGAACCGGGACTGCTCTTCGGACTCCCGGTCGGCATCAAAGATGTGACGCAGGTCGCCGGCCTGAGGACAACTTTCGGCTCCACTCTTTTTAAAGATAATATTCCCAAGGAAGATGCTTTAGTGGTGCAGCGTTTACGAAAAGCTGGGGCCGTCATTTTAGGTAAAACCAATTGCCCGGAGTTTGCTGCCGGCGGACACACCTGGAACGATGTTTTTGGGGTAACGAGGAACCCGTGGAACCCGGATTTAAGTCCGGGTGGCTCAACCGGCGGTGGTGCTGCTGCACTGGCCACCGGCATGATTGCCTTATCGGATGGAACAGATCTTGGCGGCTCTTTACGCATTCCGGCTTCTTTTTGCGGAATTGTCGGACTACGACCCTCACCGGGTTTGGTTCCTGGTTATCCTTCTGACTATCTTTGGGATAATTTGCATATCCCTGGTCCAATGGCCAGAACCGCCGAAGATGTCGCCCTTATGCTGCAAGCTGTATGCGGACAGAGTCCTTCGTCTCCGCTGTACCAACCGACTGATGGGCGGGATTTTGTGGCTGCCGTTCGCAAAGGCATTCACAAGGGATTGAAGGTTGCCTATTGCAAAGACATCGCCGGCATCGGCATCGAGGCCGATATCGAAAGGGTTTGTCGTAACGCTGCTTTTGAGATGAAACAGGCCGGAATCGAAGTTGAGGAAATCGAGCTGGATTTGAGTTTTGCCCGCCCGCCCTTTCTGGCACTGCGCGGCTACAATTTCGTCTCCCATTTTGCCCGGTATCTCGACAATCCCGACCAGTTTGGCGTTAACGTTGCCAGTAACCTGAAAGCCGGTCTCAAACTAAAGCCAGAGGATCTCGGTGAAGCCGAACAAGCGAGAACGCGACTGTGGAATCTTTTCCGCGATTTTTTTGAAAAGTACGACCACCTGCTTACCCCATGCATGGCAGTTCCACCATTTCCTGTCGAGCAAAACTATCCCGAAACAATAGCGGGCAAGAAAATGGAAACCTATGTCGACTGGATCGCACCTACATTCGTTCTCAGCATGACCAGCTTGCCGGTGGCTTCCGTGCCTTGCGGTCTGGACAGCCAGGGCCTTCCGGTGGGCATGCAAATTGTCGGCAAACCGTTGGGAGAAGAAGCAGTCCTGGCACTGGCTAAGTCCTTTCAAGAATCCTTTCCGATTGGGCTGCCGGAGCTTTCTGAACTTTAA
- a CDS encoding prephenate dehydratase has protein sequence MSMKIAIQGGAASFHDMAAREHFKGSEIDLIECWTFRQQCTALAKGQADRAVMAIENSLAGSILPNYGLLEEFPIIIVGEIYLQIQQHLMALPGQQLSDIESVRSHPMALHQCSDFLETHSQIRSVETHDTAESADEIREKNLQGVAAIASSLAAERYQLAILAESIENDKLNYTRFLILEKENGGAPQGLSNKASLVFYVQDTVGALADVLDIFRDCSLNLALIQSTPIMGRPDEYAFHVDVNWQRENDFAKALQKISPLTKELKVLGKYRAGTKRQ, from the coding sequence ATGAGTATGAAAATAGCAATTCAAGGCGGGGCGGCCTCTTTTCACGACATGGCTGCCCGTGAGCACTTTAAGGGTTCGGAAATTGATCTAATCGAATGTTGGACGTTCAGGCAGCAATGCACTGCCCTTGCAAAAGGGCAAGCAGACCGTGCGGTGATGGCGATCGAGAATTCCCTTGCCGGAAGCATTTTGCCAAATTATGGCTTACTCGAAGAATTCCCAATCATTATCGTCGGTGAAATTTACCTGCAGATTCAACAGCATTTGATGGCCCTACCCGGGCAGCAACTCTCGGATATTGAAAGCGTTCGCTCTCATCCTATGGCACTACACCAGTGCAGCGATTTTCTCGAAACTCACAGCCAAATTCGCAGCGTTGAGACACATGACACCGCGGAAAGCGCCGATGAGATTCGCGAGAAGAATCTGCAGGGTGTTGCGGCAATCGCCAGCAGCCTTGCCGCAGAACGATATCAATTAGCTATATTGGCTGAATCGATTGAGAATGATAAACTCAATTATACCAGGTTTCTCATTCTTGAAAAGGAAAACGGCGGTGCGCCACAAGGTCTATCAAACAAAGCCTCTCTTGTCTTTTATGTCCAAGATACAGTCGGGGCCCTGGCTGATGTTTTGGATATTTTCCGTGATTGCTCGCTCAACCTGGCGCTCATCCAGTCAACGCCGATTATGGGTCGGCCTGATGAATATGCATTTCACGTTGATGTGAACTGGCAGAGAGAGAATGATTTTGCAAAGGCACTCCAAAAGATAAGCCCGCTGACAAAAGAACTTAAGGTCCTGGGAAAATATAGGGCCGGGACGAAACGCCAATGA